AGCTCAAAAGAAATACACACCTGGATGACTTGTCATGATAAACTGTTTCATGCTACACAAGTGGAATGTGGCAACAGATGTGGTGAATTATTCACATAGATGACTTTCTGTTAGAGAGGCTCTTCCCACTGAAACCATCAGGGTTTATAAACCATAGTGCTGAGCTTATCAGGCAAAAAATGCATGCATCAGCTACGCTCATGAAACATGCACACTTGATTTGTGCAATCCGATCACAATGCAGACAAAGACGTATGGCATAAAACCGTGAGCCCCGTCATATCCATATATAGTTCTTATATATGTTTTCTCTTGTCAAGCAGTCTTACGGAGGCTGCATCTCCAACAGAGATGAATCCAAGTGTAGCTTTCATGAGGACAAGCTCTGTTTCAAAGCGAGCTTGGTTAACACTTAGCTGGGACGCCTTGGAGACTCCAAGACTCCAAGGCTCCGACGGTGTTTATTTACACCAAATATGACATCACATACAAGGATTTCACTTCGCTACCCTTTTCAAGGCATTGTCCTGGGTTCTAAAAAGGAAACGTCCACATCTGCATGGCACGAACCACTGGGTATAATCGCTTTTTCGGTCAACCTCGAGCTTCAACGAGGAAAAGACGTGCTtgtcctcccagtgagccaCGCGGGAAGAGAATTACACCCACACACAGGCCAGTTTGAAGAGCTTTTAACAACGCCTCACTATTTGATGACACGAATTGTCCCAATTGTTTAACAACTCGCCCACTATGGGCAAAATGGTAGAGGTCACCGTGGAGATTATTGCGGGACCATAACCAGTCCAATTCATTTGAGTTCGCTGCTTTCAGCGTCAGAGCTTGCAAGAATCCTCTCGAAGGGTTCCGGTATCACGAAGGAAAATTGGTTCAATGATACGGAATCGAACAACCTCAGCAATGATGTCGTCTTAGCAATGCAGGACGATTATATCTGATGAATACAACTCCAAGATGCCAATACTTTCTTTCGAGGTCTGTCATTGAAGTCCGACGCTTGTGTATTCTGATTGGTCTCATGGGCAGAAAAAAGCCACGCTACGTTGGAGGCGTGAGATGTGGACTCGGAGAAAACGAGAGTGCGTCAACGGAGTCATTACGTGCCCAGAGATACCTGAGTTACCCAGGCCAACTATATTGACCTACAGCAATAAGAGATCAAAGCGATGAAGCAGCGGGACGGATGGCGTATCAATCCACAGGCCGCAGGTATGCCTTGTGACATGCCACTTCACGGCCAACTATTTGAAAACTGTTAAAAATGCGAGTGCCCATCGCCGAGCGTCTGGTTGTGCTCCCAAGCAAAGCCTTCAATCTCAAATATTATGAAGAGAAATCTTTGGCCCTCAAAGGGGCCATGGCACTGGTCACGAGTGTGTTTCGCTGGCGAAAGATAATTACTGGGCGATGTCAAGTCAAAAGAAAAATCTACCATTGAATCGGTTCCGGATCTGGGTCTAGTATCTATGCGGACTAAAACAGAGAAGCAGAgggacgaggaagaagagaagggaCATTAACCGCAATGAAGAAAATATGTATGTAGAAATGGCGTAAGGAAGAGAGGTACATACAATATCGAAACCTGTCTCTCTAGGATCAATAAGGCTAGAGGCTGCAAAGGGAATCAACATTGAGTAAAGGGGAAAGATGGCAAGCAGACAGCGGGACTAGGAAGAACAATTTTCCTCCAAGTAACCACTTAAGATCCACAGCGTATCTCCCTTAGCGATGACAGTCTTGCGAACGGGCATTGATTGTAGAGCATAGTACTCTACAGGAAATCCTCGATACCGttctcattatcatcatcatcagaaTGGTGAGCTTCGGCTGTGGACTCGGGGACACGCATGGAGGGAGCTTCGTTGGCTGGCACGCGGCGGCCCTGAAGACAGTGAGCATGATATCCGGTGCTACATAAATAGTGGAACACTCACCGGCACTTTGGCAAAGTTGgaagccttcttcttcggaaGCGGGGGAGGAGGCAGAGTGTTGCCGGTCCTGATGTTGGGAACCTGAGCCGCGGCACTCTGATACTTCAGTGCATGGGGTTGGCCGTTGCTATTGCCGTAGAAGGAGTCATATCCGCCTGACTGGGAATCAGTGACATGATGATGGGCGGTGCCATTAGCGGCGAAACCGGTGTACATGCGGCTCTTGCCCTTGCTGAGACTGTTCTCGTCGTTTCCGGACTCCGATTCCACCCAGACGCCACCACCGATGGAGAGATCGTCATCGTCCTCTTCGAGGGCGGAGAAGCCGCTGCGGGCGTAGAGGCTGGTGATATTGAGGCGATTGGTGGTTGCAGCGACGGATTCGTCGTCGAAGTGGGACTGTGCAGGTACTGTCAGATGCGTTTAAGGATTGTTATGGTTATTCCTACCCGAGTCAAGGCAGTGTCCTGCGTAGTCAACTCACTTTCCGGGATGAGTTTCTGTTCGTCCACGAGCTCGGTGTCGGTAATGAACTGAACACAATTCAGGCATCTCTGTAGTCGTCAGCCCGTCAGCTCCTCCTCAAGCATATATACAAAGGTAGAAGCATACCGCGGTATCGTGGAACTGACGCTGAGCCTTCGCAAATTCATCCAGACCCTTTATCTTATCACAAATGCAGCACTTGAGCTCGACCGTCTGGCCCCCAACGCAGGTGCGACACTTGGCGATACCAGTGCCGTTGACCGCACGAGCACCCTGTGTGACAATACCGTGACGCAGGTACTCGAGCTGGCGCTTGGAGAACATGCTCTGCATGCGGACCTTCTTGCAGTTGACGCACTTAACCCTGTTGTAGAAGGTAGGTGAGTGTCGTAGTCGATTTGACGGGTTTTGGTGGAGGTAGGGTTGGCTCACTTGTCTGGAATGGTGACCTGCTCGAGCCTGACGGTTTATTGGTTGGAGTCGATAAATAGGATTCATCGAAGGGGTGATGCTTACTGTCTCTTGGTGTTCTCGTTGTAGCCCCCGGCGTAGGCGCTTCTCACTGGGGGCGGCATCTTGTCCgtaagagagaaagagagctTAGAGAGTGAGAGAGGATCGAATTCAGGATCTCGAATACGTCGTGAAGTTGGATTgttgatgaaaatgaggaTGAACTGGGGATGGGGAGggaggaaaggaagaagagcaaaggaaacaaagaaagaaggcGAAGTATTCCATAGGAGATTCTTCAATCTCACTAGCAGACAAACAAGCAGTAACTGTATGAGAGGAAGAACAATTGAGCAACCGACGACCTCTGTAACTGCCAATGGAACATTTTCTTCACGGATGCTGAGGTCAATATTCATTGGCAGCTAGTGAATATGAATAATAGGTTGATATGAAGAATTTCTATAGCACTTCACTGCCGTCAACCCAATCTGGGAAATAGTCTGTAGAcatcttctctttcattTTCTTATTGGCATGGCTAGTTGCAGCGTAATTCTGTTCTCAATGTCTGTCAGCCTGTCAGTTTTCTGCTGTGTTGATTTCTAAGTGCATGACATATGTACTCATCGTTGCAAACGAATATCTTGGTTAGACATATGGACGAAGAACCTGATCTACGAGGATCCATGGGTACAAACGGCCGATAGCAAGTGTAAGTAGGTTATGACAGGACGAAGATAGCCAAGAAAATAGAATTCCAAAGGCAAACAGAAGAATGAAGTGACTACAAAGTTTGAACACAGACGATAGCTACTTGGATAATCAACAGACGAAACCACTACTATTGAATCTCTCCCCTCTACTTCGTAAGACCGTACAAGTACAAATGCAGCGGGGCCAAGCTGAAATATATAAGCAAACAAAGCCACGGCTGCATATAATCTGTCCTGTATAAGCAATGCATAAATTGAACCCCTCAATCCTCGCTTGTGTAACATTCCATATGCACGCACTGCATCTGTATGAGATACTTGGATCGACCTGCAAGATTGGTTTGTCCTGCATCATCTATTGGTGATCTCTCAACTAATCCAATTCCTTACAGGGAGACGAGGGGCCGGGGGATGGGGGATCAATACCCCTTCTGACAAGAAGCTACTCCTGGCgttattttttttcccccAGAAACATCGACGTATAGATGCGAAGATGATCGAGTGGGCACTACGGAGCAGAGGATGGAGGATGGAGTCTATGGAGACCTCGGAACACACTCtgatagagagagagagagagagagagaggagatCCATGCTACTGCAGAGCACTGAGTAAGTGGTGAGGGAAATTCTTCGAACGTCCTTCCAAATCCTTCTGGAAGTCCCAAACGAAGGACTCCTGATACGCGTGGGTGGAGGAAGTGGGTGGGAAGCTCCATCCACGCGATACCGGGAGTGTCACAGAGTGCATTAGTACGAGCACAGATGTTATTGATGAGTACGGAGcaaagtacaagtacattaAGACAAGAGGCGGAAGCCAACAGTTATTCCGTACATAGCGCTCGACACTGCAGTTGATGCCTTGAATTTTAAACAGACGAGTATTTCGCAGAAAACAGTTGACTCGTATTACTTGATAGCATCACACCGATCCTACTATCACACCGCTAACACAACTCCTTCCCCATACGTATACAGCACACCATCGATTTATCGATAGGTCGAGATATCCATCCTTCCGATACTGGGGTACAGATACACAGTATCCGACAACCCATCCCGCGCTCCCCTTGTGGGTTCCCGTATCCACCAACGGGTCTAGTGCGGACTACTCCCACCATTCATCTTCCCCTAAAAGGCGCTACCGGCAACTAAAACAACTAGCGTCTCCATTGGCCCCTCGGGTAAGCCTGGGACGGGCCTAGACAGAGTGGGGGTTCCGCATTCCCCGAGTTCCAAAGCCAGTCAGCGTTGCCACTGCCCCGCCGTATCCACTATGACCCACAGTACTCACCAGTCACCGCTTCCCAAAATGTCGGATGACTGACGATCAGATACAGGCAATGGTTTCCGCGGTCTTCATTTTTTACCGCTACCAAGATCGGGTCAGGAACGGTTGGTGATGGAGAGGAACCGAGGGACCAACTTTGGGTTATCATCGTCCGGGTGATGgtcaaagaaaagaaaccttGTACGGAATAGAACAAGGACATGAGCAAAGGATATGCATTCGTACAGAATCAAGATGCGATGCAGAGTACGATCATTGATGCAAGTAACCATGATCCGTACTTCGGCCTTTGTCTTGTCTAGTTCGGCCCCCTCCGCTGTCCGTGCCGTAATCCGCGGTCTGCCGTACCCAAGGGACAAAAACTGGTCCGTCGTTTGTTTGACAGTTATGTTGAGCAGCATTTGATTATCATCATCTCTGGCCCATGTGTCCACGGTCGGAGTGGATTGCATTATGATTATCCTGTGGCGTGGGAGAGGAGCATGAGCCGAGGTACCTTTACACGGTGACGTGAAAACGGCGGACCGGTTATATCATAACGAACATCAGATGGAATCGTCGTACTCATACAGATGAACACCGCCTGTTGTCTACAGATTTGTCTCTGGAGTACTCCGCACAGAAAGCAGAGATACACCGCTATATAGAGGGGTATGCGGTGGGGTGAATGAGGTTAGAGCGGATACACGGATCGAGACTGTACTTCGTATACTTGACCGGAAACAAAACAGTCGATGATAGTATCAAACCCTACC
This region of Aspergillus chevalieri M1 DNA, chromosome 4, nearly complete sequence genomic DNA includes:
- a CDS encoding uncharacterized protein (COG:S;~EggNog:ENOG410PTMK;~InterPro:IPR024630,IPR043069;~PFAM:PF12898); the protein is MPPPVRSAYAGGYNENTKRQLEQVTIPDKVKCVNCKKVRMQSMFSKRQLEYLRHGIVTQGARAVNGTGIAKCRTCVGGQTVELKCCICDKIKGLDEFAKAQRQFHDTARCLNCVQFITDTELVDEQKLIPESELTTQDTALTRSHFDDESVAATTNRLNITSLYARSGFSALEEDDDDLSIGGGVWVESESGNDENSLSKGKSRMYTGFAANGTAHHHVTDSQSGGYDSFYGNSNGQPHALKYQSAAAQVPNIRTGNTLPPPPLPKKKASNFAKVPGRRVPANEAPSMRVPESTAEAHHSDDDDNENGIEDFL